Below is a window of Mus caroli chromosome 2, CAROLI_EIJ_v1.1, whole genome shotgun sequence DNA.
GCCCACAGGAAATGGGGTCTTTTAGAAAACAAGCTTTCTGCTCAGGAACAGGGGTACCTATATTTcgattcagaaggaaaaaaaatacagtggagATTTTTGTTATGTCTaaaagaattctcaccagagaaaaCAGTTCAGCTTGTTAGTGTGTTCAGCATAAATCTGTGTGTCATAATTGTACACCCTGGTATAAGAGAAAAACGTGCTAGATATATTTGTGTTCTTTCTACCTATGGTTTATTAACCTTTATTCTGGAATGTTGAAagcttcagtttttttcttaaatttcaagTCTGTGTTGAGTATTTGAGTCTAGTAGTAAGTATTGTTTTCGGTTCACAAAAGTAAAAGCTAAAAAGCTGACTACACACACAAGTAGATTATGTATCAGcacagtctttttttgttttcagtagaCTAGAATAGTCAGAAATTTATACCATTTAAATTGTGTAGTCATCAGACTGATTTTGACAACCTGACCAGAAGAAACAGAATAATAGATAGGTAtttaatgtgttcatttttatctCAATAGACAGAGAATTCACAATTAAATGTCAAGATAAGTGGCATGGAAAGAAAATCAAGTGGAAAAAGAGATTCCATTTTGGCACAtacaaaggataaaaaaaaaaaagtgaaactgtCGGCCAAGGTATGTTTTCAGAAGTATATTTACTAGAATTTTAAATGTTAGCTTTGGAATAAAGAGctataaaagtcaaaataaattttgttattgTGATGGGATAATAGTTAAAGTTGGCAATGGAAGCTTGTAGATGTAGAAGCCCAGACTGATTTCTTGTTAGTAATTGCAAATCTGTATGATCTCAGTCTCATGGTCGTTCTTAGATAGAGTTGTTCTGGGCAGCCGTGCTGaatagagaggaaaggatttgtgAAGAACACAATATAGTGCATGACAACAATGTAGATGTTTTGGTTAGAGCTTTTATCATACAGTTTAATCATTTTGGGTGATGTGCTACCTAGGTAAAACATGTATCTCTAACTCCATAATCTTTGCCTCCTCAGAGGCTCAatgtttatttctgaatattagagttaggagaaagaaaaggacatttaattttttattgtgaATATTGTATTGGTTTAATTACATGCTTGCGAACAGAGTTGGTAGGGTGAGACAGGAGAAGCATAAGTTTAGTCCAACCTGCACTGcataaagagaccttgtcttcaaATGAGAAAGGTATTGATTTCATGCTTCTAATCACTATTGAAAAATAATGCCAGTGTTAGGAAACatagaagaataagaaaataatttgcaaactcatacatttatttttttaataatccaCAGCTGAAACTAGAATCTTCATCTCCAAAAATAAAGAGTGGTAAGCTTTTGGATGAGGAAAAGTCTACTGACTTTGTTTTCATACCTCcagaagggaaagagacaaaAGCAAGGGTTCTAACTGAGCACCAGAAAGAAGTACTCAAGACAAAACGGtttgtgacctttttttttttaaacttgagcTCTCTGTAGATAATGTTCTgtatcatgtgtgcatgcatttttgtttttggttcctGGTGAAGAGATCTTACTTAGGACATTGgttatgctaggcaagtgctgtaccactgagctgttACACCTAGCCTgagtatattaaattttaaaggcAGATGGTGGACTATATACATAGTGGggctttataatattttaatcttACCTAGAAATATGCCTAGTGTTTCtaaactttctaattttttcaaATTGCTTATAAACATCCCAAATACTTCCCCCCTCCcgcttccctcccctccccttcacctctgagaggcaGTCTCCGCCCCCCACACCCCCCTTCCTCAACCCCCACAGCATACCCCCTACCCTGattcatcaagtctctgcaggattaggcacctctctcccactgaggtcttTTTTAAACTGCCTTTCGTGAGTTATATGAATATTGGAAAGGAAAGTAGTTTCTTAGGGAAatctatatgtatttatatgagtcACTAAATCTACTTTGATAGAATAATTTTGATGGTGGGAATGTATATTATCaggtttttagaatttttataaatgtttttcctAGGTGTGATATTCCTGCCTTGTATAATAATCTGGATGCTTCACAGGACACTTTATTTTCTGCTCAGTTTAGTCAAGAAGAATCAATGTAAGTATAAATCTTTTATGACtaattttctaattatataattaaaaaataatctaatttgTCTATTTATCTTAGGGAAAGCTTCACTTTaactgaaaaaccaaaagaagatgcCAAGATAATTAAGGTATAAGTGGTGTTTGAACTTCAGGGTCTTTACAATCATTCTTCTATTAGATTGTGTGAATCATAAGGTTGTAAATTATAAATacagatattttatttcattgtttaaatgTGTCTCCTAACTCTTTACCATACACTAGCAGAATTGTACAGAAGtatgcattttaaatacattgtAAATAAGATTTTGCACTTGGAAGCTTTAAAGCAGTGTCTGAGGTAGCCCAGGATGTCTTTGCGCTGCTGGTATGGAGCTAAAGTTCCTCTTAGCTAACGTGATCTCCCTCATCTTCCATCAGTTTTGGCCTCAGTGAGGCTTTAATTGCATCATCAGTTTAAAGTATGGTAACTGTTCTTTACTGGTACTTTTGGAACATTCACAGTACTTTGAAAGTTAGTACCTGTACCAGAGTTTATTCTTAAGTTTCccaagaaaattttaattattacagtattatatttaaattttccaagTAAGTGGTGTTACTTATGTAATCTCTGTGCTTTTATTTAGGAAGAACAGACGGAGAACACTATTTTCATCCCTCCAGATGCCCCGGGGAACTCTGGAATAGATGAACATTCTGAGAATGCTGCTTTACCAAAGTGTGGTGGCTCTGTTGCTGAAACCAATCCAGAAACATTGATCACTGGTTTTGATGCTAGAAAAGAAGCATTAATTTCATCAAAGATAATGTCTGCTGAAAGTTCATCTAGTACAGAAACTTCGGTGGTCAGCAGTAGTTCAGTTTCTAATGCCACCTTTTCTGGAACTCCTCCACAGCCTACAAGTCGGAGACAAACCTTTATTACTTTGGAGAAATTTGATAGCTCAGAAACTAGACCTTTTAGTCCATCCCCCTTGGATAACATGTCTTCCACTGTTACAGTGAGAAATAACCAGGATAACACAACTAACACTGACATACCACCAAAAGCAAGGAAAAGAGAAGTGACGAACTCAAAATCTGATTCAGAAAATTTAGCGAATGCAGGTAAGAAATCAAGGCGGAGATGGAGTAAAGCTGATCAGTCAGTTACTAAAAAGTCTAAGCCTTCACTGACATCTGAACAGGAAGAGCACTCATCCGAAAATAACTCTCCTGATTTGCTCAGTCCAACAGAACATGTGTCAGAAAATGATGGTCACCCTTCTGAAGCTACCCTAGAACATAAAGATGGAGATCCTAAACCAGCAGTAGAAAGTGCTTCATTGGAAGACTTAACAACGGAAGAGAAAAATGTAGGCATTAATATGGAATCTAAAGAAAGTACAGCCTCAGTTGTGGCACCAACAGAACAAATAGTAAATGAAGATAGTCAGGCTACTGCACTAGCTCCAAATCCAAAAACACTCCGACGGTCTTTGAGGCGGCGTTCAGAAGCAGGAGAGTCTTGCAGTGACAgccaagagagagaaagtggtcagcaaaaaaaggaaagacgaaaggaagaagaaaaaataatttccaagaGTCCGTTGCGTATCAAAGATGATAAATTGCCCATGCAAAAACTAACTGATGAGTCACCTATACAGGAAAATTTAACTGAAAAGGGAAATACTTTTCCTGAGAGAACTTCAGGGGAACCCAGTGTTAATGCTGAAATTGaccaaaatagaagaaaaccagACCTTGAGAATGTTAGTTCTGAAGGAGGTGGTGGTACCCTGGACAATATAGATAAGTCGTCTGAGAAACCTTTAAGAGGGCGGACACGTTATCAAACAAGAAGAGCTTCTCAGGGTTTGATTTCTGGTGTTGAAAACTCAGAATCTGATAGTTCTGAGGCAAaggaagaagtttctagaaagaaacgatcagggaaatggaaaaataaaagcagtgacAGTGTTGACATtgaggaacaagaagaaaaaatggcTGAAGAGGAAGTTAAGAAAACTGCAAATCAGACACACGATGGTCAGGCAGTTCCTGATGTTGATAAAAACGCAGCTGCTCAGGTTTGTGAAAAAAGTACAAATAACAGGGTCATCCTCCAGGATTCTGCTGGCTCTGCAGATTCACTGCAAGCTCCACCCACAGGCGAGGAGAAAAATAAGATTAGCAAATGTGTAGACAGTTCATTTGTAAGTCTATCTGTGCCAGAGTCAAACCTCAGGACTAGGAATGCCAGTAAGAGATTATATAAACGAGATACTGATAGTAATGTGAGGGTATCAGACAGCTCTCTGTCTCCCGAAAAATTCACCCCAGTTGAATGCCAACACAAGAGAAGTAGGAGAGTCAGGAGATCTAAAAGTTGTGACTGCTGTGGCGAAAAATCACAGTCCCAGGAAAAGTCATTTATTGGGTTAAAGAACACAGAAAGTTATGCTATAAAGAGTgtggaggaaaaaaagacagatcTACAAGTACCCGAGGCTGCACCTGAAACTCGTGAAGCTAGTGACCATGCTGAAACAAAGTTGGAAGGTGAACAGCCCCTTGGGAATTTTCATTTGGGTCTTAAAGAAGAGACTTGTACTACTGGTGACTCAGTTAAGTCTGAGGCTGAATTGGAAGACCCTTCCCTTCCATCGGAAATAGTAACTATGAAAGAGAGGACTTACGATCCAGACCCATGCAGTGAAAAAGACAGTGCTGCTGAGGACCCATGCTTAAGTGAGTGCAAAGACATTCCACAGAGACAGCTTTCAGAGAACAGAGAGGTTGACGTCAGCGATGCAGGGAAGGCATGCGAAGTAATAGCTGGGTCCAGTCCAGAGGGAGTTGAAACTATGGAATTAAATGTAAGAAACGATGCATTTGTAGCTGCTGCCTCTGAAAAGAGTACCCAAATGGATGTTTCTGTAAATGTGGCAACAGAGGAAGATAATAAAAAAGATGAATGTGAAGCAGTCACAACTGAAGTGAATGTTGAAGGAGTAGCCACTGAGGACTTTAATTCAAGTATGGATCTTTCTGATACTCCCATACCTGTAAGCAAGGATGTTGAGACTGAGCATCCAGCAAGTGGGGAAATAGAGGGGGATAGCAATGAATCTGACTCAGGCTCATGTgaggaaatgaacaaagaaatggGAAGTCACAAAGCCCAGATGAGCACTGAAATTGACAGTGCCAGGGTAAAGGAGACGGACATATTTGCCAGTGCCTCTAAATCTGAAGAAGCACTGATTGGAAGAGTAGACGTCAACACCCAGAGCTTTGTTAGTGACATTGAAATGAGTTCTGGAGAAAGAACTGTTAACTGCAAAACTGAGACATCCATTGAACTTAAGTTAGATGAAGCAAAATTAAGTGGCAATGAAGCTACAGTGGAAAATGATACTCTGCAGGAAGTTTGCTTTACTTcagagaaagtggagaaattACCACAGTGTCTGTTACTTCAAGTGGCTTCTGAACTTGGAGCAGAAAGCAATACTACATCTCCTGAAAAGTTAGAGCTGGATCCTTTTGGATCAGTAAGTGAAAGTCCTAGTGGTATGCAGGCACGCTGTGTCTGGTCACCTTTGGCTTCTCCATCCACAAGCATTTTAAAGAGAGGACTAAAACGATCCCAAGAAGATGAGATCTCACCAGTTAACAAGGTAGGAGGAATGACACTAATGAATCTAATGTTTGCTTGGAATATGTGGTCACTATGTGAAACCTAGTAAAGGACAGGGTATTAGCATCATGGCCACTCCCCATGGGAAGGTCAGGAAGGGTCTCAGGTGGTCTTGCACCTCACACTCAAGAACTTGATGTAGGTGTACACGTGGGACATAATGGGAAGCTCTCATTTAGGATCTTCCTTTTCTATAATCCAGCTCATGGAGCCAGATTTAAGAAGCCAGGCAGCACTGATTATTGTTGATCAAAAGGGTCAGCACTTAATATGTGTTTGGACTTACTAATATGAAATATTCtaagacaattaaaatattttgtaactaccccattttttctttcctgtaatCCTTATCCTCCTTTTTCCATTGTGGAGATTAAATCCATGATCCTGTTTATATATGCTCTATTACTGTACCACATTGCCCAGGACTTAGGTTTTTGAGACTTAGGTGACTGCCACCAAATTGATTCTCCCCTATCCagtttttgttccttttcaagGTTGGGGGAATCCAGTACACAGTGTTGAGTATGTTTGGGACATGGCACGTACTCGGTCACTGAGAGATTCCCAGGTGTTCATTTACTATTTCCTTAATGTCTGTTTTTCCTGCACTTAACTATACACATGAAAAGTTTCAGGAAAAGGGATTATCTAGACAATTGCTTATATAGGttaaatgaatgagaaaaatgtaACCTCTGCTTGACGTAAAGCATGTCCTAAAATGATGTCATGTTGATCTTTTCAACTTCATCTTGAAATTGATATCTGATACTATAGAATATTTGTTTGAacatatgtgtatggtatatataaAGATAGTGCTTTGATCTTTGCCCTTACAAGCACgtatgtttttaaatcttttttggtgtgtgtgtgtgtgtgtgtgtgaacctctTGTTttccatgctgaccttgaactgtcACTCACGCCTCAGCTAGGGTTATAGTGTGTTTCATCAGCATTGGCTAACAAGTATATATTTTTCGACTAATTTTTACTACATTTAGTTATTTGTATGAATGTGTTAGGATATGTGCACAGTATAGTAGTGCAGGTGCCTATAGAGACATCAAGTGCTGGGCAATTTTAAGCTGcttaatgtgggtgctaggacctTTGAAGTGCAGTGTGtgctcttttttctgtttttggtttctttgagacaaggtttctctgtgtcctggctgtTGAGTAACTtgtctgtagactaggctggcctggaactcattagcctgcctcttcctccatctccaggAGAGCATGCACATAACTGCCCAGCTGCAGTATGAACTCTGAACTCCTTTAGTTTTATAATCtggaaaaaataacattaaaaaggcttctgagccgggcgtggtggcgcatgcctttaatcccagcactcgggaggcagaggcaggcggatttctgagttcaaggccagcctggtctacagagtgagttccaggacagccaggactacacagagaaaccctgtcttgaaaacaaaacaaaacaaaacaaaaacaaaaaggcttcTGAGACTTTGGAGATGAAATTGTTTAGGAAGATGTAACAGCTcttgatttttggtttgtttttgtttttatgaaaaagGGCCCTCACTATGCAGTTCTAGCTGGCCTGGTGTTCACACATTGGTAgctatatgctttttttttttttttttaaaaaaaaaaacaaaacaagttcatTGTGGACTGCAAAGGGTAGTAAGGCAGTAACTAGATGACAGAATTCTGAATTCTTCAGAAGGCTTGTACAACTTAACTAGAATAACTATTGTACTACTGTTTGATAGGAACTTAGATttagtgtctgtttctgtctctcgtTGAAGACAGGGTCctgctatgtagtcctggctatacTTGGGAAGATTTAATTTCTGTGGTAGATACTTACAGGTTGCCCACTCTTAAGAATCAATCCTAGAAGATATGGAatgatattaataattatatgaGGTCTCCGCTATATATTTTAGCGAATAGATCAATGTGAACATATTGTATTCCTTTAGAAGAAGCCAAATCAGCCATAGTGAggttaaaatagataaaaattgtTGCCCTGTGGCCATGATATTTGTATTGCCTTCAGGGGCACAGGAGACAGCTTGGGTGATCTCATGTTTGAAAagcaaccatgaggacctgagttcaatttctagaacCCACATTTAAAGTAAGAATCCTGGGCTGGGTGGCATGTCCTAATAATATCTGTCTTGGGGAGACAGATAGCCATATTCTGGGGTCTTCTGCTTAGTAAGCCTAGTCTACTTAGGGAATTTCAGGCCATTGAGAATCATCTCACAAAATTAGTTGTACAACACCCGAGCAATCACCCCgttcaaagttgtcctctgacttgcacatgcatgcattcacaagTTTACATCGATGATTAATAAGATAGACCAGAAGCCAGTTACTACCATCCATAGTATGTATAATATAGTTTATTGGTTAACTAAATCAAATTATacaggattttaaaaagaaatttaatttttttggtctgtatgtttgtatatgcaaAAGGCAGTGCTCTTGGTGAGGCCTGAAGAAATGTGTCAAATcccgtggagctggagttacagacttaGGTAGAACTGGCTTGTTAATGttggtgctaggatttgaactctggctgTCATTATGCAACTGGTGCTTTTAACACCCAGGCTGTCTCTTGagcctttgttttgttctttgaggctgaggtttcactatgtagttccagactggcctcaattTGGTGATTTTTCTACCTTAGTCTCCTGTGCTGGGATCCTAGGTATACTCTGCCattcctgtattttgttttttggacagggtctttctgtgtagctctgactgatCTGGAACGTGGAAATCTATACCgtgcagaccaggctgatctcagactgcctcttgagtactaggATTGAAGGTGTACACCATCACATCCTTTGTATTCATTGTACATTGCTAATTTAAAGAGTTAGATTCAAGTTTTGATCACTGAAGAAGTACTGTAGTACTTAATAATTAGAACTAAACAATTAGAATGAGCTGCAGTATTAGGCAATATCTGAAAGATGGAACAATTGTGCAGGAGGGTTCTAGTAAAATAAGCTTGGAAATACTTGCTTTTGCACGAACTCAAGGTGTTGTCATCTTTTGGCAGGGGATATAATCCAAATTGTTTTACATTTAACTCATGGATTTACATAGATGTTTGTAAGGGTCTAAAGTAAGAATATAATATCTTTTTAATCACTAGTCAATTGTAAAAGTGCCAATTAATGACAGGTGTTGTCTTCTTAATGAAAACTTATCTTGTACTTTCAGGTTAGACGAGTCTCGTTTGCAGATCCAATATACCAAGCAGGATTGGCAGATGACATTGATAGGCGCTGCTCTGTTGTTAGATCTCATTCTTCAAATAGCTCTCCCATAATAAAAAGTGTTAAAACTTCACCTACTTCACACTCTAAGGTAAGCTATGGTCTTCAAAATATGCATATGTCTTTATTTAAACTTGTATTTGAAGATCAAGAAACAGTCTTCTTTGCTTTGGatatattttgctttttcatGGAGAAGGCTAAGGCCAGTCAATCAGCTAAATATCACAGGTAAATCAATATTTTATCctattccattttcatttcctaaAATTTTACAAGGATGATTTTACTTGTACAGTTTAACTTGTAACATTATAGTTGTCTGGGGTTCTGAGTGTTGTTTTTCTCTACTTCTGTCTAGCATAATACCACTTCAGCCAAAGGACTTCTGTCCCCAGGATCACAGAGCTCTAAATTTAAGAGCCCAAAGAAGTGTTTAGTAAGAAGTGCTTTagtttttatgtaattttatactTTCATGTTCAATCTTGTAACCTCTACTTAATGGCTCTTGAAATTTTAAGATTACAGAAATGGCCCAAGAATCCGTGCTATCCCCAACAGATAGTGTTTACCCAGCTTTGGTGAACTGTGCAGCATCAGTTGACATCATTTTACCTCAGATTACATCAAATATGTGGTAAGAGGAGTAGGCGTTTGgggtgtctgtttgtttttcaccTTTATTTTGAGGCATAGTATTGCTAAAATTTCACAGTTTGAGGAGGGGTGTTTAGCtactgaggaaactgaggtaggaggatcaccaGGCCATGGCCTGCCTGAGATGTAGTTGTAATTTTCTATAGTAATGATGGAGTAATCAGGGACTAGGATtgaagctcagttggtagactgcttgtTTAGAATTGACGAGGGTATAAATTTCACCCTCAGTACTGCATAAGCCAGAAGTGCTTTTGCCAGGAGCATTAGGGCCAGCTCAAGGGCATCCTCTGACAGATGtccagtttgaggtcagggtTACACTGGATTGTTGATTTCAATTTCTAAGACTTACAATGTGAAGATTTTAACGAGGTTCACCTGTATGAACCATGTTCATATAGAACATAAGTTCTGTGTTCCAAAGAGTTCTTGATTTTggatcctttcctccctccatataCACTGGGATTATAAGATTGAATTGCCAGGCATGGCTTAGGGGGGATGACTTAATGGTCAAACTTCTCAGTGTTGAATTAGTTGGTATTTATTCctctcacacttttttttttttggagacagagtttctccaaactgtgaactcactctgtagaccaggctggcttcgaactcagaaatccacctgcctctgcctcccaggtgctgggattaaaggtgtgcgccaccacgcctggctcgaCGACTAAATGTTAAGGAAATTGTTACATGTTTGGGAAACAGATAATTTCTTTAATTACTAGACTGATCAATCAGAACATAATTCCTCAGTAAGAAACTCCTTATTCTCCAGAGAACTCTGTCAGACATGCATATAGAAATTAGAAGGAAGTCACATTAAAAAGGGTCTAGGATAGGATAGGTTAAAAAACCTAAAAGTGCATACAGCTATTGAAGGACCTGATCCACAGATAGAAAAGAAAGCTGGTGTGAAAACATGTCACATTcctgctgtgctgggctgtgcttaTATCTTTGTATAAGCACAGCAGAGCATATCATTGCTGTTATTAAAGTGTTACAAGCTAGAGGAGAATTGTATTTCACTAGATATTTGCTTATCACACTATATGGGTTAGGTGGACTCTATATAAACTCTGAGTTTAAGTGGAGACGTGCTCACAGATAGATATTTTATCTGTAAAAGCATaattatgtttttcctttttttcaaaagGGCAAGAGGTCTTGGGCAACTCATCAGAGccaagaatataaaaaccatTGGCGATTTGAGTACGCTTACGGCATCTGAAATAAAAACTCTGCCTATCCGTTCTCCAAAGGTGTTTAATGTAAAAAAGGCCCTCAGAGTATACCATGAGCAACAGGTAAAAATTGgtcatttgcctgcatgtatgtctgtgtaccatgtgtgtactcTACTCTTGAAATTacttgatttttgtatttttgatatttaaaattttttttttgctaacagGGCTTAGgggttgcttttctcctttggtttTCATAAGAAatcttttagatttttatatggccatatttttatttcatttgtgccATTTTGTATAGGATTGTTGAGTTATGAAAACTTTGAGCAATTTCTTTGAACAGTAGTCTATGAAACCTGGGATACCTTATAGTAGTTTTGTTGTGCTGTTGGCTCTTGATTAGGACATAATGCATAGTGAGCAGGGCTCTACCAGTGAGGTATCTGtatctttgaaaacaaaagcCACTGATTTCTACCTTTTCCACATTCCTGAACTTGGAGAATTTTACTAGCCTTTGATACTATGTTTTCtaagaaattatattatataaaataataaatttctaaCTCTTAGGAAACACTTGGGGCAGAAGTcacactgtatagctctggctggcctag
It encodes the following:
- the Rif1 gene encoding telomere-associated protein RIF1 isoform X2 → MTAPGRSPLEPLLETWEDPSVPPGEQTDAYLTLTSRMTGEEGKEVIAEIEKNLSRLYTVLKAHISSQNSELSSAALQALGFCLYNPRITSGLSEANIQELLLTLNGIIKSSDKNVCTRALWVISKQTFPTELVSKMVSSIMDSLEVILSKGEIHSAVVDFEALNVIIRLIEQAPVQMGEESVRWAKLVIPLVVHSAQKVHLRGATALEMGMPLLLQKQQEIALITEHLMTTKLISELQKLFKNKNETYVLKLWPLFVKLLGKTLHRSGSFINSLLQLEELGFRSGTPMIKKIAFIAWKSLIDNFALNPDILCSAKRLKLLMQPLSSIHVRTETLALTKLEVWWYLLMRLGPQLPANFEQVCVPLIQSTVSADSSPSPQGNSSRGSASPALSPLTPGHKGASPYGSPRGNLSSNTGGMAAIPSIQLLGLEMMLHFLLGPEVLSFAKQHKIVLSLEPLEHPLISSPSFFSKYAHTLITAVHDSFVSVGKDASDAVVSAIWKELISLVKSVTEAGNRKERSGSEVLTLLLKSLENIVKSEVFPVSKTLVLMEITVKGLPQKVLGSPAYQGTPALFLIQLIFNNNLLECGVEDEKFFLNLETLVGCVLSGPTSPLAFSDSVLTVINQNAKQLVNKEHLWRMWSMIVSPLTDVIHQTNEVNQGDALEHNFSAIYGALTLPINHIFSAQTFPTGTMKALLKTWSELYRAFTRCAALVATAEENLCCEELSSKIMCSLEDEALSDLLFLDRISHIIIVMVDCIDFSPYSKKYQPKIKSPQGSSDWSRKKKEPLGKLASLFKLIVRVIDSFQTLSLKETFSDTLLAIGNSIISMLSNVFGHISLPSMIREIFATFTRPLALLYENSKLDEAPKVYTSLNNKLEKLLGEIVACLQFSYLGAYDSELLEHLSPLLCITFLHKNKQIRKQSALLWNATFAKATALVYPEELKPILRQAKEKILLLLPGLENVEMMHESSEPYSESTENSQLNVKISGMERKSSGKRDSILAHTKDKKKKVKLSAKLKLESSSPKIKSGKLLDEEKSTDFVFIPPEGKETKARVLTEHQKEVLKTKRCDIPALYNNLDASQDTLFSAQFSQEESMESFTLTEKPKEDAKIIKEEQTENTIFIPPDAPGNSGIDEHSENAALPKCGGSVAETNPETLITGFDARKEALISSKIMSAESSSSTETSVVSSSSVSNATFSGTPPQPTSRRQTFITLEKFDSSETRPFSPSPLDNMSSTVTVRNNQDNTTNTDIPPKARKREVTNSKSDSENLANAGKKSRRRWSKADQSVTKKSKPSLTSEQEEHSSENNSPDLLSPTEHVSENDGHPSEATLEHKDGDPKPAVESASLEDLTTEEKNVGINMESKESTASVVAPTEQIVNEDSQATALAPNPKTLRRSLRRRSEAGESCSDSQERESGQQKKERRKEEEKIISKSPLRIKDDKLPMQKLTDESPIQENLTEKGNTFPERTSGEPSVNAEIDQNRRKPDLENVSSEGGGGTLDNIDKSSEKPLRGRTRYQTRRASQGLISGVENSESDSSEAKEEVSRKKRSGKWKNKSSDSVDIEEQEEKMAEEEVKKTANQTHDGQAVPDVDKNAAAQVCEKSTNNRVILQDSAGSADSLQAPPTGEEKNKISKCVDSSFVSLSVPESNLRTRNASKRLYKRDTDSNVRVSDSSLSPEKFTPVECQHKRSRRVRRSKSCDCCGEKSQSQEKSFIGLKNTESYAIKSVEEKKTDLQVPEAAPETREASDHAETKLEGEQPLGNFHLGLKEETCTTGDSVKSEAELEDPSLPSEIVTMKERTYDPDPCSEKDSAAEDPCLSECKDIPQRQLSENREVDVSDAGKACEVIAGSSPEGVETMELNVRNDAFVAAASEKSTQMDVSVNVATEEDNKKDECEAVTTEVNVEGVATEDFNSSMDLSDTPIPVSKDVETEHPASGEIEGDSNESDSGSCEEMNKEMGSHKAQMSTEIDSARVKETDIFASASKSEEALIGRVDVNTQSFVSDIEMSSGERTVNCKTETSIELKLDEAKLSGNEATVENDTLQEVCFTSEKVEKLPQCLLLQVASELGAESNTTSPEKLELDPFGSVSESPSGMQARCVWSPLASPSTSILKRGLKRSQEDEISPVNKVRRVSFADPIYQAGLADDIDRRCSVVRSHSSNSSPIIKSVKTSPTSHSKHNTTSAKGLLSPGSQSSKFKSPKKCLITEMAQESVLSPTDSVYPALVNCAASVDIILPQITSNMWARGLGQLIRAKNIKTIGDLSTLTASEIKTLPIRSPKVFNVKKALRVYHEQQMKSRGLEEIPIFDISEKAVNGVESRTVSTDEERFASDLIDPVTLDTPLSKNLVAQISALALQLDSEDLYSYSGSQLFEMHEKLGTMANSIIRNLQSRWRSPAHENS